The nucleotide sequence TACCGTACGCACCGCGTCGGGGGGAGTGTTCATCCTTATATTTTTTGAGCTGGTTTTTAAGTTTTTCTTCGACAATATCCACCGCCGCCAGCATGTTGACGGTTGAATCTTTAGCAACCAATGTCTGATCGGGGACGTGCAAAATTACTTCGCATTCGTATTTGTTACCGTTTGCCCGATTAACTTCTTTAAGCCTAATTTCGGCGCTCACGCTTTTGCGGGCGTGCCTGGGTATATAGCGGTCGAGGTTACCAATTTTGCTCATCGCATAGCGCCG is from Verrucomicrobiia bacterium and encodes:
- the raiA gene encoding ribosome-associated translation inhibitor RaiA, with product MIASIAITGVKYDIDATTRRYAMSKIGNLDRYIPRHARKSVSAEIRLKEVNRANGNKYECEVILHVPDQTLVAKDSTVNMLAAVDIVEEKLKNQLKKYKDEHSPRRGAYGILGRFKRNLGRS